A stretch of the Opitutaceae bacterium genome encodes the following:
- a CDS encoding 6-carboxytetrahydropterin synthase yields MFTCSKTYSDIPFAHRQHRHDGHCSLIHGHNWSIRLTFGAHENDANGFVVDFGRLRFLRDWIEDNLDHACVFNEDDPLRATLVAAAPDAYRVYLVPSCSCEGLAQHLFEVFDPMVRARTEGRAFLIKVEIWEDSRNSATYRPPGVS; encoded by the coding sequence ATTCGGATATCCCGTTCGCCCACCGGCAGCACCGCCACGATGGGCACTGCTCGCTCATTCACGGGCACAACTGGTCGATCCGCCTGACTTTCGGCGCCCACGAAAACGACGCCAACGGTTTCGTCGTGGACTTCGGTCGATTGCGTTTCCTGCGCGACTGGATCGAGGACAACCTCGATCACGCCTGTGTCTTCAACGAGGATGATCCCCTTCGCGCGACCCTCGTCGCAGCGGCGCCCGACGCTTACCGGGTTTACCTGGTCCCATCGTGCTCCTGCGAAGGACTCGCCCAACACCTTTTCGAGGTCTTTGATCCGATGGTGAGGGCCAGGACAGAGGGACGCGCCTTCCTCATCAAAGTGGAAATCTGGGAAGACTCCCGCAACAGCGCGACCTACCGGCCTCCAGGGGTTTCCTGA